From Cheilinus undulatus linkage group 15, ASM1832078v1, whole genome shotgun sequence:
attactCAAGAAattataatgtgctttactattttttttttcagtttttttgtaaatcagtaaatttgaaaatttatgatAACAATactaattctattttagcattaagactattatttgggttaaagagcttctacatattggtgtattaaccattgcagaaacatcaaaaatgattttggtaattaccaatgctgttaatttagggcagctgtggcataaaccttactttgggtggtggtctaataaatttgttaagcactatacctttacacccctagtgtTGAGAGATTCTTATAAAAaagagtatggtctagacctgcccacTTTGTAAAGCACCTGGCGATAACTTCAGTTATGACTgaataaagactgattgattgaaaTGACATAGGGTTAGTCGTTGTTTAATTAATAAAGATGATTCAGTACCAAAATTCTACCAGTTGTACCTTTAAGTTTACCAAAATCCAACCCAAAACTAGTCCAGTTTACTCAGAAATTCAAGCTAAGACTCAACTAGGCCgactcttttttcttttgaataaatGTCCTTGAATAGGTCTGATGCTTTCGATTCCACAAATTTCCTGATTTAAAAAGACTTAATAGTGAATTAAGCAGTCTACAGAGGTTAAAGCCAGTCACAAAAGCCTCGTCTCCTCAGCAGCTTCAAAAGGACCCTGAAGTTACTCCACTTTAGTCAAGTGAACATTTGAATCTCATTGTTGAAGGGCTCAATTGTGTAAAACACATTTGTAGTTACTAATGCATTTCTGGAAGGGTAGATCTTGGCATCAGGTGCCAAAAACTGGTATGAATGCAGATGTTAATGTACAAAAGAAGGGCTCAGGTATGAACATCTTTTATGCATAATTTGgcctcattaaaaatgttaacaaaatgatttatttgatctattttgaatgaataaaaatgtctaaatgagTGTTTTGATGATGCACTATTTTCTGTCTGAAGGACATGCAGATGAGTGACAGCCCCCCCTCCCCTCAGTAGGGTGACATAAGTAGGGTGCTGCGTCCCTGGAGGCTCAGCGTGgcctctgtgtcagctgcagctgctggtaGCTCACAGCAACACGGTATCTGTGCACCGTGAAGACTTCTCCCCTGTGAAGTGACACGTGCACGTGCGCTGAGAGAGATGGAACAATTAAGTTCTAAGTGCTTTTACATCCTGCGCTGTTGTGTTAGGTAGAAAAGGAAATACATCtgtaatgtgtttgtttttgtgagatGCAGTCAGGATTGAATACAGCGAGGAGAGTATCAAGGGTAAAGGAACACTTACTGAGAAATACCTGTTAGATGGGTGCTGTTCTCCTATATGCTCAGACACACTCAAAAAAAGATGATTGCATAAACCTTAACATCTGTTAACTGTTTTGACActtaaaacaagctgtttgcATTTCAGAGTGTAGATAATGAAAGTCGGCTCAGTCTGACAGCTCTTCCTCTCTAATGAAATGCATTGTCCCTCCTGCGTGCGGTGGTGGAGAGCTGCTGGAACCAGATGGTTTCTATTTGTCCTGTCTGTCTGATTCGCAGTGAACGCTGGGAACACTGCCTCTGTGAACTAGCGCTCTTCATCTCTGGGCCAGGCAGAGGCAGAGGCAGGGGATTATTTATGCTCCACTGttgccctcctctcctctctgccccTCCCTCCTGTCGAGCTCTCCTTAAAAAGACACGCCGAGGACTCGCATGCCAAGCGGAAGCAGGGAGATGTAATGAAATCCTTCTCCTTGCAAAGCTGTGCTAAGAGATGTAGGAGCTCGCCGGAAATCTGGCAAGAAAGAATTCCTTGTATATCAGGAATTTAAGGGCAAAACCTCAGCTAGTCTGTGCCCCACATTAAGACAAAGATATTTTCTCCAGTCACTCaaactttatatatatatatatatatacagcaCTAATTCATAACAAATGTCATCTTGACACCCTTTACAAAGAAGTAAGGTCTGGATTTTGTTATATAGACCAAACATTGATCCACCATGAGGAAGATTTAGCAAAGTTAGAGTGGCAGGAAAAACTAGAGAAAAACCTGAGAGGATCCAGACTCATGTTGATCAGCCATCAGCTGAAGCTGTGTTGGGGTTGTAAAAGGATAAAGGCAAAGGCAGAAATGAGAAGAGGGAGttacagagggagagagatgagagaaatgcagagaaagagaaggggaaagatgcagaaaagatAGAAGAGGGAGGTgcaaaagtaagaaaaagaaatagaaaaatgtatatacagaaagaaaagaggtaaatacagaaaaagaagaagaggaagatgcagaaggAAAACATACAAAGGGAAGGTGCAAAAGCGAAAAGAGGGCGAGGCAGAAGAAGGGggggcaaaaaaataaagatgaaggtgcaggaataaaaaagcatatacagaaagaaaagaggtagatacagaaaaagaggagaggggcaAAGGGAAAGGAGGGAGATAccaaaaaaagaggagagaggtgcaaaaaaaaagacaagaaagatgcagaaaggaaaaagacgagaggaaaagcagaaaaacagataAGAAAGGTGCATTAAAGAAAAATGGTGATACAGAGAGAGCGAGGAGGGatatgcaaaatgaaaagaagaagatgcagaaaaaaacacaagagggAAGGtgcaaaaaagagaagaggacgAGGCAGAAAGATAAGGataataacattttaaagaagttaagagggagatgcagaaaaagaggaaggggGGGTCTAAAAATTGAggaggaaaatgcagaaatagtAAAAAGTATATACAGAAAGAAAGAGGTAGATacagaaaaggagaagaggaagatgcagaagaaaaacagaaagggAACGTGTAAAAGgaaaaagagggaaatgcagaaaaaagaaaaggaaaatgcagaaagaaaagaggTAGATAAGGAAAAGGAGATAGGGAAGGTGCATTAAAAGGGGTTATACAGAAAGAGCAAAGAGGGACAtgcaaaaagagaagaggaagatgcagaaagacaagAAGGAGgtgtaaaataaaagaagaggaCGAGGCAGAAAAACAGGTAAGGAAGGTGCAAAGAAGTTaagagggagatacagaaaaaaaggtatATACACAAAGAAAAGAGGACAAtgcaagaaaacagaaaaggaagttGCAAGCAAACAAAACCGGTAGATGCAAAGAGAAGAAAGGGATACAGAAAAACAAGAGGAAGATACAGAAGAGGGAgatataaaaaagagaaaacaagcagaaaaaatatatgGCTGTCCTTACCATAAACTCATCTTTATCATATTTTCTCTAATATGGCTACAATGTCATTAATGACAGTAACAATATGTCGAAAAATAACTGTAAAAGCCATGTTTGATAAAAGACAGAATATTTTATAGAATCAGTAACTGAGGTGATTATTGCATGGAGAGGACCAGTAATGGTAATTTCAGCTGTCAGACATAAAAGAATGTACAAATAATTTAAACAACTGACTGTCCTGAAAGTTTTTATGCATTCTAATTCTTTCACGTTGGACTAATGaatggaaaaatattttaaacgcAGGATGACAAGTATTTCTTCAAACATTTTCCTCTGCAGCCAACTCAATCCTGAAGAGAGAGAAGCGCCTGCGGACAAGGAGGGTGCACTTTGAGAATGTGACAGTGTACTACTTCAGCCGGCGGCAGGGCTTCACCAGCGTGCCCAGCCAGGGAGGTAGCACGCTGGGCATGTCCAATAGGCACAGCTGGATCCGGCAGTACTCCCTGGGTGAGTTTGCCCTGGAGCAGGAGAGGATCCACAGAGATATGCTACGAGATCACCTAAAGGAGGAGAAACTCAACTCAATCAAactcaaggtaaaaaaaaaaatacacactttTAGAGAAGATTAATAACACGAATGAAATCAAAAGGAATTTGGCCTGAAAGATTTCTGGTTTTCTTGGATGTGTCCTTCTTCATAGCTGACAAAGAATGGCACAGTGGAGTCTGAAGAGGCCAATACACTCACGGCTGAGGACATCTCAGACGATGACATTGATCTGGACAATACAGAGGTAGACGAGTACTTCTTCCTGCAGCCACTCACTACTAAAAAGAGACGGGCGCTGCTGCGTTCCTCCGGGGTGAAGAAGATTGACGTGGAAGAGAAACATGAACTGAGGGCGATCAGGATGTCCAGAGAGGACTGTGGCTGTGATTGTAGAATCATCTGTGACCCGGAGACCTGTGCCTGCAGCATTGCTGGGATCAAGTGCCAGGTAAATGCCATGACATGCACTGTTAAAGGGACAAAGGTTTAAGGGGACATTTTAAGAGAAGTTGCATGGATCAGGTATGCAGAAGATTcatcaaaagcaaaaaaataaactcatgcTATTTTTTCCTCAGGTGGATCGTATGTCTTTTCCATGTGGCTGCACCAAAGAAGGCTGCAGCAATTCAACAGGTAGAGTGGAGTTCAACCCCATTCGTGTACGAACCCATTTCTTGCACACCATAATGAAGCTGGAACTCGAAAAAAGCCGCGAGCAGCAGCAGGCGTCCACTACAAACGGTTTTCACGGCGACGCCAACGAGCTTGGAAGCCCTTTGGTCCACTCCCAGCACAGGTTAGAGTACTCTCTGTCAGACGCCGTTCCACAAACAGCTGCAATGCACCTGCAGACGGCGGATGACATGGAGGAGCCTCTggatgaagaagaggatgaagaagacgaagaagacgacgaagaggaggaggaagaggagaacgaagatgatgaggaggatgaggaggataGCAGCAGTGTTTGCAGCGCGCTATCCGATTCCAGCACGCAGAGTTTAGCGAACAGCGACTCtgaggacgaggaggaggaggaagacgaagaggaggaagagaagtcGGAGAACTTGGCAAATCATTCAGTGACTCATACTGAAGTGGTCCCGTTGTCCTCGGTGCTTTGCTACACTGATGCAGCACATGAAAACCACATCAACGGGAACAATTATTTGATGAATTCTTCCTCAGCTGATTACTACCAGCTTGGGAGCTCCAGCGCAGTTGCTAATGGTCAAACCAGCCAATCCAGTGAACCCTATGGGGAAACATTAGGATTCCAAGATCCAGTCAGTACAACCAATGGTAGCATGTCCCAAGGACCTTTCAACATTTCTGCCGAGCAGTACACAGACTACTCAAATCAGGCTGACCAGCAGTAtactaatgctaatgctaatcaCCATTTCTCTCTTCCCAATGGTGCTTTGGCTACCCAGTTAACATGCTACACAACTGACACAGAGAAGAAGGTGTCCAAAGTGACATTTTTAGAGCAGTCTGACAACCAGAACCAGTCACAGTTTCAGAACTACCTGAACAATAACTCGCCGGCTTCCTACAGCAGCCACAACTCCTGTATGACAGCCGATCAGCCACAGCAAGAGTCCAGTATTAACAATGGCCATTCTGACCTGACCTTACTAGTAAGCAACAATAAAAACCTCCCTTTACCAGACCA
This genomic window contains:
- the csrnp3 gene encoding cysteine/serine-rich nuclear protein 3 isoform X2: MRRAMSGILKRKFEEVEASSSPCSSLRESDDEVSCSESGDSSDSVNPSASGPFTPNSILKREKRLRTRRVHFENVTVYYFSRRQGFTSVPSQGGSTLGMSNRHSWIRQYSLGEFALEQERIHRDMLRDHLKEEKLNSIKLKLTKNGTVESEEANTLTAEDISDDDIDLDNTEVDEYFFLQPLTTKKRRALLRSSGVKKIDVEEKHELRAIRMSREDCGCDCRIICDPETCACSIAGIKCQVDRMSFPCGCTKEGCSNSTGRVEFNPIRVRTHFLHTIMKLELEKSREQQQASTTNGFHGDANELGSPLVHSQHRLEYSLSDAVPQTAAMHLQTADDMEEPLDEEEDEEDEEDDEEEEEEENEDDEEDEEDSSSVCSALSDSSTQSLANSDSEDEEEEEDEEEEEKSENLANHSVTHTEVVPLSSVLCYTDAAHENHINGNNYLMNSSSADYYQLGSSSAVANGQTSQSSEPYGETLGFQDPVSTTNGSMSQGPFNISAEQYTDYSNQADQQYTNANANHHFSLPNGALATQLTCYTTDTEKKVSKVTFLEQSDNQNQSQFQNYLNNNSPASYSSHNSCMTADQPQQESSINNGHSDLTLLVSNNKNLPLPDHCPEVTAI
- the csrnp3 gene encoding cysteine/serine-rich nuclear protein 3 isoform X1, whose amino-acid sequence is MNQGGFLQCNIFQPKVQMRRAMSGILKRKFEEVEASSSPCSSLRESDDEVSCSESGDSSDSVNPSASGPFTPNSILKREKRLRTRRVHFENVTVYYFSRRQGFTSVPSQGGSTLGMSNRHSWIRQYSLGEFALEQERIHRDMLRDHLKEEKLNSIKLKLTKNGTVESEEANTLTAEDISDDDIDLDNTEVDEYFFLQPLTTKKRRALLRSSGVKKIDVEEKHELRAIRMSREDCGCDCRIICDPETCACSIAGIKCQVDRMSFPCGCTKEGCSNSTGRVEFNPIRVRTHFLHTIMKLELEKSREQQQASTTNGFHGDANELGSPLVHSQHRLEYSLSDAVPQTAAMHLQTADDMEEPLDEEEDEEDEEDDEEEEEEENEDDEEDEEDSSSVCSALSDSSTQSLANSDSEDEEEEEDEEEEEKSENLANHSVTHTEVVPLSSVLCYTDAAHENHINGNNYLMNSSSADYYQLGSSSAVANGQTSQSSEPYGETLGFQDPVSTTNGSMSQGPFNISAEQYTDYSNQADQQYTNANANHHFSLPNGALATQLTCYTTDTEKKVSKVTFLEQSDNQNQSQFQNYLNNNSPASYSSHNSCMTADQPQQESSINNGHSDLTLLVSNNKNLPLPDHCPEVTAI